A stretch of the Pongo pygmaeus isolate AG05252 chromosome 16, NHGRI_mPonPyg2-v2.0_pri, whole genome shotgun sequence genome encodes the following:
- the DUOXA2 gene encoding dual oxidase maturation factor 2 translates to MTLWNGVLPFYPQPRHAAGFSVPLLIVILVFLALAASFLLILPGIRGHSRWFWLVRVLLSLFIGAEIVAVHFSAEWFVGRVNTNTSYKAFSAARVTARVGLLVGLEGINITLTGTPVHQLNETIDYNEQFTWRLKENYAAEYANALEKGLPDPVLYLAEKFTPSSPCGLYHQYHLAGHYASATLWVAFCFWLLSNVLLSTPAPLYGGLALLTTGAFALFGVFALASISSVPLCPLRLGSSALTTQYGAAFWVTLATGILCLFLGGAVVSLHYVRPSALRTLLDQSAKDCSQERGGSPLIFGDPLHKQAALPDLKCITTNL, encoded by the exons ATGACCCTGTGGAACGGCGTACTGCCTTTTTACCCCCAGCCCCGGCATGCCGCAGGCTTCAGCGTTCCACTGCTCATCGTTATTCTAGTGTTTTTGGCTTTAGCAGCAAGCTTCCTGCTCATCTTGCCGGGGATCCGTGGCCACTCG CGCTGGTTTTGGTTGGTGAGAGTTCTTCTCAGTCTGTTCATAGGCGCAGAAATCGTGG CTGTGCACTTCAGTGCAGAATGGTTCGTGGGTAGAGTGAACACCAACACATCCTACAAAGCCTTCAGCGCAGCGCGCGTTACAGCCCGTGTCGGTCTGCTCGTGGGCCTGGAGGGCATTAATATTACACTCACAG GGACCCCAGTGCATCAGCTGAACGAGACCATTGACTACAACGAGCAGTTCACCTGGCGTCTGAAAGAGAATTACGCCGCGGAGTACGCGAACGCACTGGAGAAGGGGCTGCCGGACCCAGTGCTCTACCTGGCGGAGAAGTTCACACCGAGTAGCCCTTGCGGCCTGTACCACCAGTACCACCTGGCGGGACACTACGCCTCGGCCACGCTGTG GGTGGCGTTCTGCTTCTGGCTCCTCTCCAACGTGCTGCTCTCCACGCCGGCCCCGCTCTACGGAGGCCTGGCACTGCTGACCACCGGAGCCTTCGCGCTCTTCGGGGTCTTCGCCTTGGCCTCCATCTCCAGCGTGCCGCTCTGCCCGCTCCGCCTAGGCTCCTCCGCGCTCACCACTCAGTACGGCGCCGCCTTCTGGGTCACGCTGGCAACCG GCATCCTGTGCCTCTTCCTCGGAGGTGCCGTGGTGAGTCTCCACTATGTTCGGCCCAGCGCTCTTCGCACCCTTCTGGACCAAAGCGCCAAGGACTGCAGCCAGGAGAGAGGGGGCTCGCCTCTTATCTTCGGCGACCCACTGCACAAGCAGGCCGCGCTCCCGGACTTAAAATGTATCACCACTAACCTGTGA